TCCGCACACGACCCGTTCAACGACGCGTTCGTCCCGACCTGCCGCTTCCATCCCGGCCGCCGTGACTTCGACGTAAGCCAAGACCTGCTCGCCGAGCAGGAGTACCGCCAGACGCACTGCGATTCCTGCGGCGGCGTGACGGCGGGCACGATCGTGGCGGGGGTGCACATGCAGATGTGCGATTCATGTTTGAGGGCAGCGCTGTGGGAGACGCTGGTGGAGCTGGAGGAGGGGCGGGCGGCGTGAGGGGGTGGTGCGGAGGAGTAGAGGGCCGTCCGGTGCGGGCGGCCCTTTGTCGTTGGTGACCCGCTGATGTCCGAGCAGCCCGTGTCGCAACGCTGTCGGTGAACCCGGCTGGGACGTCGGGCGTGATGCTCAGCCGGGAAGTGTATCGGAGCAAATACAGGACGCTCCACTTGTTAATCCGGAATATGGTGATAGCCTATCGGTCGTAGCGATCTCGCCGGGGGGTCGTGTTCGGGTGGGCAGCAGCATCATTTCAAGGCACAATTAGATGAACATTCGCACGATCCTCGGAATCGGTCGGTCACGGTCCGCGCGCACGCGTCGCCGCAACATCAAGCAGAACATCTTCGAGCTCCAGCCGCTGGAGAAGCGCGTGCTGCTGAGCACGACGACGCTCAACCCGATCGCCGACGCGTTCGTGCAGGACGGCGGCTCGGCCAACGCCAACAACGGCCCCTCCGTCGATCTGCTGGCCAAGACCGGCGCCACCAACTCCGGTGCCAACCGCCACACCTACCTTCGTTTCGACTTGGCCGCCCTCTCGGCCGTCGACAGCGCGACGCTGCGTCTGTACGGCAGCTACTACGACGGGGCACAGGAAAACGTCAACGTCAACGTCTACGAGGCCCGCAACAACACGTGGACCGAGATGGGGATCACGTGGAACCTCATGGAGCCCATCTCCGCCAAGACCGCTGAGCTCGACGAGGAGACGGTGAGCAGCAGCGTCCCCGGCTGGTACACGTTCAACGTGACCGGCCTAGTCGCGGCCAAGAAGGCCGCAGGGGACACGTCGGTGAGCCTGGAGGTGCGCGCGCCGAACTGGAGCAACCGCCTGCCGCGGTTCAACAGCCGCGAGGCGAC
This genomic window from Tepidisphaeraceae bacterium contains:
- a CDS encoding DNRLRE domain-containing protein, with product MNIRTILGIGRSRSARTRRRNIKQNIFELQPLEKRVLLSTTTLNPIADAFVQDGGSANANNGPSVDLLAKTGATNSGANRHTYLRFDLAALSAVDSATLRLYGSYYDGAQENVNVNVYEARNNTWTEMGITWNLMEPISAKTAELDEETVSSSVPGWYTFNVTGLVAAKKAAGDTSVSLEVRAPNWSNRLPRFNSREATSNKPELVVVANEPAVPTNLAASAVSSSQVNLSWTDASSNETGFKVQRSTSSSFPAGSGTVTLATTAAGATSYSDTGLSPAMTYHYRV